The region tgctgcaagagacagtcacacactgctgtaaaagacagtcacacactgctgcaagagacagtcacacactgctgcaagagACAGTCAGACACTGCTGTAAAAGAcagtcacacactgctgcaagagacagtaacactctgctgcaagagacagtcagactctgctgcaagagacagtcacacactgctgtaaaagacagtcacacactgctgcaagagacagtcacacactgctgtaaaagacagtcacacactgctgcaagagacagtcacacactgctgcaagagACAGTCAGACACTGCTGTAAAAGAcagtcacacactgctgcaagagacagtcacacactgctgtaaaagacagtcacacactgctgcaagagACCGTCACACACTGCTGTAAAAGAcagtcacacactgctgcaagagacagtcacacactgctgcaagagacagtcacacactgctgcaagagacagtcacacactgctgcaaAAGACAGTCAGACTCTGCTGTAAAAGAcagtcacacactgctgcaagagacagtcacacactactgcaagagacagtcacacactgctgtaaaagacagtcacacactgctgcaagagacagtcacacactgctgcaagagACAGTCAGACACTGCTGTAAAAGAcagtcacacactgctgcaagagacagtcacacactgctgcaagagACAGTCAGACACTGCTGTAAAAGAcagtcacacactgctgcaagagACAGTAACACTCTGCTGCAAAAGACAGTAACACACTGCTGCAAAAGACAGTAACACACTGCTGCAAGAGACAGTAACACACTGCTGCAAGAGACAGTAACACACTGCTGCAAGAGACAGTAACACACTGCTGCAAGAGACAGTCAGACTCTGCTGCAAAAGACAGTAACACACTGCTGCAAAAGACAGTAACACACTGCTGCAAAAGACAGTAACACACTGCTGCAAGAGACAGTAACACACTGCTGCAAGAGACAGTAACACACTGCTGCAAAAGACAGTCAGACTgctgcaagagacagtcacacactgctgcaagagacagtcacacactgctgcaagagacagtcacacaTTGCTGCAAGAGACAGTAACACACTGCTGCAAGAGACAGTAACACACTGCTGTAAAAGACAGTAACACACTGCTGCAAGAGACAGTAACACACTGCTGCAAGAGACAGTAACACTCTGCTGCAAGAGACAGTCAGACTCTGCTGCAAAAGACAGTAACACACTgctgcaagagacagtcacacactgctgcaagagacagtcacacactgctgtaaaagacagtcacacactgctgcaagagacagtcacacactgctgcaagagACAGTAACACACTGCTGTAAAATACAGTCAGACTgctgcaagagacagtcacacactGCTGTAAAATACAGTCAGAATGCTGCAAGAGACAGTAACACACTgctgcaagagacagtcacacactgctgcaagagACAGTAACACTCTGCTGCAAAAGACAGTAACACACTGCTGCAAAAGACAGTAACACACTGCTGCAAGAGACAGTAACACACTGCTGCAAGAGACAGTAACACACTGCTGCGAAAGACAGTAACACACTGCTGGAAGAGACAGTAACACACTgctgcaagagacagtcacacactgctgcaaaagacagtcacacactgctgcaagagacagtaacacactgctgcaagagacagtaacacactgctgcaagagacagtcacacactgctgcaagagacagtaacacactgctgcaagagacagtaacacactgctgcaagagacagtcacacactgctgcaagagACAGTAAAACACTGTTGCAAGGGACAGTCACACACTGTATATTCAACTTTCACTAGacggtagggtgtgtgtgtgtgtgtgtgtgtctgtgtgtgtctgtgtgtgcgcgcgagagAGAGGGTGGTGTATTAAAAACGACGTCTGTATGAAGGCATAGAAAATCTGAACATATTTTCCGTCTCTGCAAAGCCAACGTGAATTTATgattttcatcctcttcatcatcagGGTCGTTCTTCATCAGGGTCGTTCTTCATCAGGGTCGTTCTTCATCAGGGTCGTTCTTCATCAGGGTCGTTGTGTCGTTGCTCCTCGTCTCTTTAGTTTGCGGCGTTTACGTCGTCTCTTCTTCCTCTGAGCCCTTTTAGTTTGGTTCTAGTCATCACGACACAtgctttgtgttgtgttgtgttgtgttggaccTTCTCCTTTATCTCCTCTCTATCTCCTTCTTTATCtccttcatctcctccttcaTCTCCTTCTCTATCTCCTTTATCTCCTTCTTCATTTCCTTCTCTATCTCCTTCATCCCCTTCTCTATCTCCTTTATCTCCTCTATCTgctttatctcctccttcatcTCCGTCTCTATCTCCTTTATCTCCTTCTTCATTTCCTTCTCTATCTCCTTCATCCCCTTCTCTATCTCCTTTATCTCCTCTATCTgctttatctcctccttcatcTCCGTCTCTATCTGCTTTATCTCCTTCTTCATTTCCTTCTCTATCTCCTTCATCTCCTTCTCTATCTCCTTTATCTCCTCTATCTgctttatctcctccttcatcTCCGTCTCTATCTGCTTTATCTCCTTCTTCATTTCCTTCTCTATCTCCTTTATCTCCTGCTCTATCTCCTTCTTTATCTCCTCTATCTGCTTTATCTCCTGCTCTATCTCCTCCTTTATCTCCTTCTTTATCGGCCCAAATCAGAGTCGTCAGGCTGCAGCCGAAGGTGTCAGGCTGCTGTGGCCGGTGTGAACAGGTGGTCCACACCGGGGCCGGATGGGACTTCAGACGGCTCGGGCCTGTGAAAGGCCCCGGTAACCGGATGACCGACTTGTTCCGGACCGGGCTGTAAACTAATCATAATTCAGGCTCAGTGGTCTGACCCGCCCCCCTGCCCGAGGACACGCCGCGTGCGGTACTTTACACGTCTGCATAGTTTCAGTCAAAACCATTCACCACTTGTACTTCTACTCTTACGTACTTCCGCCGTTCCGCTGAATAATACCGGACAGCGTCACACCGCTGCGGTGTGAACGTCCCTCCCGGATTCTGCTGCAACACCTGCCGTCCTGCCGGACTGACCTGGGCTGCTCCGGAACCTAACCGGATTCTGCTGCAACACCTGCCGTCCTGCCGGACTGACCTGGGCTGCTCCGGAACCCGACCAGATTCTGCTGCAACACCTGCCATCCTGCCGGACTGACCTGGGCTGCTCCGAAACCCGACCAGATTCTGCTGCAACACCTGCCGTCCTGCCGGACTGACCTGGGCTGCTCCGGAACCTAACCGGATTCTGCTGCAACACCTGCCGTCCTGCCGGACTGACCTGGGCTGCTCCGGAACCCGACCGGATTCTGTTGCAACACCTGCCCTTCTGCCGGACTGACCTGGGCTGCTCCGGAACCCGACCAGATTCTGCTGCAACACCTGCCATCCTGCCGGACTGACCTGGGCTGCTCCGAAACCCGACCAGATTCTGCTGCAACACCTGCCGTCCTGCCGGACTGACCTGGGCTGCTCCGGAACCTAACCGGATTCTGCTGCAACACCTGCCGTCCTGACCTGGGCTGCTCCGGAACCCGACCGGATTCTGCTGCAACACCTGCCGTCCTGCCGGACTGACCTGGGCTGCTCGGGAACCCCACCGGATTCTGCTGCAACACCTGCCGTGCTGCCGGACTGACCTGGGCTGCTCCGGAACCCGACCGGATTCTGTTGCAACACCTGCCCTTCTGCCGGACTGACCTGGGCTGCTACGGAACCCGACCAGATTCTGCTGCAACACCTGCCATCCTGCCGGACTGACCTGGGTTGCTCCGAAACCCGACCAGATTCTGCTGCAACACCTGCCGTCCTGCCGGACTGACCTGAGCTGCTCCGGAACACTCCCGGATTCTGCTGCAACACCTGCCGTCCTGCCGGACTGACCTGGGCTGCTCCGGAACCCGACCGGATTCTGCTGCAACACCCCCCTGCCGTCCTGCCGGACTGACCTGGGCTACACCGGAACCCGTCACACACACCCGACACGTGTAACCCGACACACGTAACACAcgtaacacatgtaacacatgtaacacatgtaacacacGTAACACATGTAACACACGTAACACATGTACCGCGCGTAAAGAGCTGCAGCCTGCTCTCATTGGCTGAAGAAGTCGCCCGTGCACATCTGAGCCGTTAGACAGGAGGCTCGAGCCCTGCTCCGTGATGCTGTTTGGCGCCACAGAACCGACCGAGGTGTTTCCTGTCAGCGGCTCTGTAACGGGGACTATCCGCGCGCCCTCCCGGTACCAAGGCTGAAGCCATACTCACCCGGAGCGCCGGGGTCCGAACTCACGCCGCCGCCGGCGAGCCGCGGAGCCTTCCGCCGGAAGGAGCGATGGACCAAGCGGCTCGAGCGATGTGGGAGAAGTGAGAGCGCGGGTTCTGGCTCGCGCATCATCTCTAGCTTCGTGGCTCGCGGTGACGTCCGCCGCCCCCGTCCATTCAGCGGCTCGCGGACGGCTTCCCCCGTTGTTACTTCCTGTGGAGAAAAGTCCCGcctcctccctcctccacccgctcctcctccctcctccacccGCTCCCCGTTCCTCACGTTAAATGCGTATGAATTTAAACATGCCTGCCAAAAGACATATACCGCCGGCAGGCCCCTCCCCTTCTGGCACCATTCAGCGTTCTGCTGGGTCTCGCCCCTGGTCCTGGACGCGTCGGGGTGAGGACCATGCAGGCCACGTGACTTCCTCTACCGCTTTCACAGCtgacacacaattacacacaatgTTAGTGTGCAACCTCCGCTTTCACACAACCCTGTGATGTTCAGCAGCATCTCCTGGGCGGTGTGAGGTTGGTCCCGGGTCTTTCATTCATGCAGCAGCTCTAGCATAGGCCTGCAGCGTCCTGCAGCGTCCTGCAGCGTCCTGCAGCGTCCTGCAGCGTCCTGCAGCAGCATCCTGCAGCAGCATCCTGCAGCAGCATCCTGCAGGCCACAGCGGCCCTCGGTCCACACGCCTCGTCCCGTTAGACGGGGTTCACCTCCGGTGGTTCTGGTCCACGTGGGATTATGAAAGTAATCTTGTGTGGTTGCTGGTATTTGTTTGGCACAGGCGAGACTCTCTTGTGCGCCGGAGCCACCTCCGTCCCACTGGGTCCGTCTGTGATGCAGGACGGTCGTGGAATGTGGCCGTGGATCGCCGGGGTGAGACCGTGCAAATCAGCTTTCACTGTCACCGCCGCGTCCAGACCCCGGAGACAAGAGCCAAGAAAAGGTCTAGGTCACTTGATTATCATAATAATCAGATCGGGGGGGATAAAAAACTCCTTTGAATAAATTACTTCTTCAATAGGAGGCGCGACTGCCAAAGAGACAACTCTGTCAGCCCCGGTCTGTTGTCGGGGTTCTCTCGGCCAGTGTTCTGGACTCCCCCTTTCCTTTCTCTCCAAATGTTGGACGCTTTCCTGGGGATCAAACTCTAAATGCAGCTACTGTTTCGTTCCCGGGCTTTGCTGGGTAAGCttcaccccccccgcccccccgccccgcccgccCCTGCGGCACACAGCCACGCTTGGTTACCAGGGCCAGCAGGCCTCAAaccggttttgttttgttttaatcgACCCGCTAGCGGTTAATGGGCTAAGGATTGGGTACAATAAAGTGgtgcccctccaccaccaccaccaccaccaccaccaccaccaccactttgcACCCCGTCCATCCCACATCGCGCATGGGAACTCGGGCCCCGAGTCGCACAAGGGGCCGTTCAATGCTGTGGTGGCACATCTCAAGTTCGAGACCTCCGTCTGGTCTCAGTCTCCATCCGTCTACGACCTCCACACATGACACCGGACAGCATGAAGCCCCGCTGCTCGCTGCACGCGCCTGGCCTGCTGCACAGCTCCAGTTTGGTTACACGTTATTCGGCGTTGAGCAACTTGGGGAAATGGTCTTAAACTATTACCCATCGGCCAATAACACGAGCTCCAACTTAACGCGCTTTAGGCATGCGCACTGATATGTCAACATGTGGATGgaattataacacacacacacacacacacacacacacacacacacacacacacacacacacacacacacacacacacacacacacacacacacacacatatctgggCTATACGCACGCATGGGCTCAGTACAGCAGCAGTAAGTTGAGGTGGTGTTAGCTTTACAATGCGATTATAAGCATCTTGGATCCATGACAAAGACTTCTTTGTGTGCAGACGTCGGTTCATTCTGCATATTTTGAGCTCTTACGAGCTACAGGGCGCCGCCAAGCGCTCCTTCAGCTGGGTATCGACCATGCGGAGCGATAGACCGGAATGTAAGGTAACCATGTGTACTCGGTGTCAGAAAGGTCCACGACAAGTGTGTATGTTACTAACGCGCCGCTGACGCACAACTTCCCCAAACCCACAACTTCCTGCCGAGGTCCGCCTGCATAACATCCAACGCACCAGGCCCAAGTAGTCATGTAGGCTGTCTACAGCTGGCCACACACCGAGGATGGAGGGGgtgttagagagagaggggggggggagggagagaggggggagagagagagggagagagagagagagggagagagagggagggggagagagacagagagagggagagagagagagagagagagagagagagagagagagagagagagagggagagagggggggagggagcgagaggggaggggagagggagcgagagagagggagggagagagagggagagagagagagagacagagagagagagagacagagagagagcgagagggaggggggagagagacagagagagagagacagagagagagtgagagggagagggagagagagagagaaagagggagagagagggagagagagggagagagagagagagggagggggggagagagacagagagagagagagacagagagagagggagagggagagagggggggagggagcgagaggggaggggagagggagcgagagagagggagggagagagagggagagagagagacagagagagagagagagagagagagagacagagagagagggagagggagagagggggggagggagcgagaggggaggggagagggagcgagagagagggagggagagagagggagagagagagacagagagagagagagacagagagagagcgagagggagagggagagagagggaggggggagagagacagagagagagaggggggggggagcgagaggggggggagagggagcgagagagagggagggagagggagagagagagagagagagagagagagagagagagagagagcgagagagagagagagagagagagagagagagagagagagggagagagagagagagagagagagagagagagggagagagagagagagagagagagagatggaaagagagacagagagacagagagagagagagagagagagagacagagagagagagagaaagagagagagagagagagagagagagacgggcggGCGGGCGAACGAACGGACGCCCAGAGCGCGAGCTCCCGGGTTTACGGGTGTGGTTCATATTTCAGCATGAGATGAACTCTACTTTGCATTAACCACGACGGGAAACCAACCCCACGGAGCTAGCTAGCAAAACCAACCCCACGGAGCTAGCTAGCAAAACCAACCCCACGGAGCTAGCTAGCAAATCAAACCCCACGGAGCTAACTAGCAAAACCAACCCCACGGAGCTAGCTAGCAAAACCAACCCCACGGAGCTAGCTAGCAAATCAAACCCCACGGAGCTAACTAGCAAAACCAACCCCACGGAGCTAGCTTGCAAAACCAACCCCACGGAGCTAGCTAGCAAATCAAACCCCACGGAGCTAGCTAGCAAAACCAACCCCACGGAGCTAGCTAGCAAAACCAACCCCACGGAGCTAGCTAGCAAAACCAACCCCACGGACCTAGCTAGCAAAACCAACCCCACGGAGCTAGCTAACAAAACCAACCCCACGGAGCTAGCTAGGAAAAAGCACACACCAAGAAACACCGAGAAAAGGAAGGAGAGAACAAGAGAACAAGGAGAAACGGTCGCTGAGCCGGCATGTTGCTACACAGTGTGAGTACACCACCACTCAGCAGTTTGTCCTTTATAGTTTACATGCTAGCTAGCGTATTAGCTAACTAGCAGGGTAACGGAGCCGCGGCAGCGGCCCCTTCCCCACCCACTGCCCAGCTGCAGTAACAGAGCACAGCAGCAGGATATTTCAGCAGGTTTTGCTTTATTTTCTGTTTGCACACATTACAGTTTTTGAGCTAGTTAGCGGGATGCGGGGTGAGAAAGCCCCCCACCCACCAATTAAGCAGCAGcagcgccacccccccccccccatccactatCCAGCTGTAGTAGCAGAGTAGTAAAatgttaaaaaagaaaacaagaactGAAGATAAATATTAAaaggtcccaaacaacgaccggaacttaaaaactactagaacggccgtgggcggtcattttgactgccactgttttaaactccatattcggTCAATACCCAAtatagatattaatgcattacatatgttagtatgtctattaagaaactgacaccaaaattaacattttagccagttttaatactattttttattttaaaaaaataaatattttttaaataaaaaatagaaaatattttttatattttctaTTTTAAAAAATAGTGTTttgatagtgtttgtgtgtgttcttccTACTCCGTGCGGAGCTGGTTAACTGGCTCTGGTGCTGAAGGCTGTCCCGCCTGCTGGGAGTTTTCCTATGTCGACCAAAGAGCGGCACCTCTGTGCGACGGTCCGCTACAAACCTTATTTTAATGATTGTAGATGTGGCGAGTGTAGCGTTTACGGATAGGTACAACattacagtgattaatatttacgacagtgacgtATTGCCGTCATGTGCAGTCGGAACATTACGTGAGGCCGAACCCGGAAATCAGCTAGTCGGACAGTAGTTCACAGTAGGGCGCCATGCAGTGAACCTGAGCTTCTCCATCCGGGACAGTTTGTGTAATGTTGTCTGCCTCTTTGTACTACACACGAGAACATCACAGTAAGTAATGTCAGATCTTGTTTTCCCAAATACTGGTGGCGTTAGTTGTTCGATCGACAGGAAACGTTGCGAAGTGTTCGCTGACTTCAGTAATTAAGTTAAATGAATGGGCGAATGCTAGTGATGGTTTCTGGGGGAATGAAAGAAAGTTGCGTACTCGCCGGACATGTTTATGTCTGCCTGCCACCACATGAGGGAATCAGAATGACCTGCTGGTCTACATCAGGCCTCAGTTTTAACTTACCTTCTTTTATCtattgtgtgtatatattattGTATACATTATTGTCTTCTTTCTGTATTTATATCTTTACACTTTCATGTATAACTGTCTGTACATAGTACTTGTTAATATTCGTTATTTGTACAATGCTTTGAcaatactgtattttgttatagtcatgccaataaaacaaattgaatttgagagagagagatactgagagagagagagagagagagcgagagagagagagagagagagagaagaggaaacaaagagaggagtcccctcagccagctggtcctgagtCTCAGCTCAGGCAACAGCACAAAGCATCAGGACAACCCTcacacaatctggcccaaccacattatagctaaagaaaaagaacattgcattaaccactggacatctatcacaaaaactCACAGCAAACTTCACTGCTACTTGGCTGTAAACTGACAGTACATGACGACAGACCATGTGACCACTGTGACTGACCAGAAAGTGAGAAAGACATggactatgtacagactcagtgatcacagcttggccatagagactggctaacacaggcagacctgctgcctagagaagataggctgtgtcagctctgtccacagagacaggtggagacagagcaacacttctTGCTA is a window of Lampris incognitus isolate fLamInc1 chromosome 9, fLamInc1.hap2, whole genome shotgun sequence DNA encoding:
- the LOC130118628 gene encoding uncharacterized protein PF3D7_1120000-like — protein: MCHHSIERPLVRLGARVPMRDVGWTGCKVVVVVVVVVVVVEGHHFIKEIKEEIEQEIKQIEEIKKEIEQEIKEIEKEMKKEIKQIETEMKEEIKQIEEIKEIEKEMKEIEKEMKKEIKQIETEMKEEIKQIEEIKEIEKGMKEIEKEMKKEIKEIETEMKEEIKQIEEIKEIEKGMKEIEKEMKKEIKEIEKEMKEEMKEIKKEIERR